From Lytechinus pictus isolate F3 Inbred chromosome 6, Lp3.0, whole genome shotgun sequence, the proteins below share one genomic window:
- the LOC135154489 gene encoding uncharacterized protein LOC135154489, producing the protein MISVKTTPRHITRSRTKNQESEGLNVSSSLPKGCPTIDCACTTGPRQNRLKTQPSSDGKCTTHSRFELNKSYQVNVSSIDIASIEDIVFGDDRPCAETYVESVSAALMTPSSDKLTPYFTNHTAFIEAEKGGIQIGNYTYSPGGRWKPTNCKPKWKGSPFNYKNCSTKGPCIRRN; encoded by the exons ATGATTAGCGTGAAAACAACACCCCGACATATCACCCGGTCACGAACGAAAAATCAAGAAAGTGAAG GTTTGAATGTGAGTTCCTCCTTGCCTAAGGGGTGTCCTACGATTG ACTGTGCTTGTACTACTGGCCCGAGGCAGAATAGACTTAAAACCCAGCCGTCATCTGACGGAAAATGTACTACGCATTCAAGATTTG AACTCAACAAAAGCTACCAAGTCAACGTATCAAGTATCGATATTGCATCTATCGAAGATATCGTATTTGGTGACGATCGCCCCTGCGCAGAAACGTACGTCGAGAGTGTAAGCGCAGCCTTGATGACGCCATCGTCTGACAAGTTAACACCGTACTTTACAAATCATACAGCATTTATCGAGGCCGAAAAAGGCGGTATACAGATAGGAAACTACACCTACTCTCCAGGGGGGAGGTGGAAACCTACAAATTGCAAGCCTAAATGGAAG ggtagccctttcaatTATAAAAACTGTTCGACCAAGGGGCCCTGTATCCGTAGGAATTAA